Proteins encoded together in one Vibrio metoecus window:
- a CDS encoding alpha/beta hydrolase: MSKVTFKNLNGQGIEISAVINFPKDFDASKQYAAVVVSHPGGGVKEQTAGLYASKLAQNGLIAIAFDRSFQGESTGQPRQMENPYISSEDVSAVVDYLTTLEYVDNDKIGAMGICAGAGYSANAAINDRRIKALGMVSAVNIGQMFRNGWDNSVKDADAVGYLDFGSNARTTDAIGSEYAIIPLAPMREEDAPNAELREAWEYYHTPRCEHPNAPGFALTRNLNQIITYDAYHKAEAFLTQPILAIAGSVAGSKWMSEDLIERAASTDKTLYVIDGANHMSLYDVAEYVDDAVSQLSSFFQRSL; the protein is encoded by the coding sequence ATGTCTAAAGTCACTTTCAAAAATCTAAATGGTCAAGGTATTGAGATTTCTGCGGTTATCAACTTCCCTAAAGATTTTGATGCAAGTAAACAATATGCAGCCGTTGTGGTTTCGCATCCTGGTGGTGGGGTAAAAGAGCAAACCGCAGGTCTATACGCGAGCAAACTTGCACAAAATGGTTTAATCGCTATTGCTTTTGACCGCTCATTTCAAGGTGAAAGTACTGGCCAACCGCGTCAAATGGAAAACCCATACATTAGTTCGGAAGACGTGAGTGCAGTCGTCGACTATCTAACGACATTAGAATATGTCGATAACGATAAAATTGGTGCAATGGGTATTTGTGCTGGTGCTGGCTATAGCGCAAATGCAGCAATTAATGATCGCCGAATCAAAGCTCTGGGTATGGTGAGCGCGGTAAATATCGGCCAAATGTTCCGTAATGGTTGGGATAATTCAGTGAAGGATGCTGACGCCGTTGGTTACTTAGATTTTGGTTCGAATGCGCGCACCACTGATGCTATTGGTTCTGAATACGCAATTATCCCTCTAGCTCCGATGCGTGAAGAAGATGCGCCAAACGCAGAGCTGCGAGAGGCATGGGAGTATTACCACACTCCGCGTTGTGAACATCCTAATGCTCCGGGTTTTGCTCTAACCCGTAACTTAAACCAGATCATCACTTACGATGCATACCACAAAGCAGAAGCATTTTTGACTCAACCAATTCTCGCGATTGCAGGCAGCGTTGCCGGCAGTAAATGGATGAGTGAAGACTTGATTGAGCGTGCGGCGAGTACAGATAAAACCCTGTATGTCATTGATGGTGCGAACCATATGTCGCTTTATGATGTTGCCGAATACGTCGATGACGCCGTATCCCAACTTTCATCTTTCTTCCAACGCTCTCTTTAA
- a CDS encoding LysR family transcriptional regulator, with protein MPIEPSLVASLTWFAHVARHRSFTKAASEMGVTRAALSQHLKALEQQLQVRLINRTTRHMSLTEEGQRLLDIWQPSLTSIEQVVNQLNDSHVEPSGLIRISVSRTAARLLIEPHLGEFLSLYPKIRLELIMDDGFSNIVAEGVDAGIRLGISLDEHMVAVPITPPLTTAIVGSPEYFKRKGVPQTPEDLDVHNCLAYRFTSSGTIDHWSLTSSDAERHTVVFEPKGNAVFNDDHSMLQAAIQGVGLVKHIDLWVEKYIDEGRLSRVLAPWCKSFPGFYLYISSREHMPKKIRVLMDFLIEKRELLKPKE; from the coding sequence ATGCCCATTGAACCTTCTCTTGTTGCTTCGTTGACTTGGTTTGCACATGTTGCTCGTCATCGCAGTTTTACCAAAGCCGCCTCTGAAATGGGGGTAACGCGTGCAGCCTTATCACAGCATCTGAAAGCGTTAGAACAACAGCTACAAGTCCGATTAATCAATCGTACAACCAGACACATGTCGTTGACGGAAGAAGGCCAACGTCTGCTTGATATTTGGCAGCCTTCGTTGACGAGCATTGAGCAAGTCGTCAATCAACTTAACGACTCCCATGTTGAACCTTCGGGATTAATTCGTATCAGCGTATCGAGAACCGCAGCTCGGCTGCTTATTGAGCCTCACCTCGGTGAATTTCTGTCTCTCTACCCCAAAATACGTTTAGAGTTAATTATGGATGATGGGTTTTCTAACATCGTTGCTGAAGGGGTTGATGCTGGCATTCGCTTAGGAATAAGTTTGGATGAACACATGGTTGCCGTTCCTATTACGCCACCTTTAACTACAGCAATCGTTGGCTCTCCTGAATACTTTAAGAGAAAAGGAGTGCCTCAAACTCCTGAGGACTTAGATGTACACAATTGTCTTGCTTATCGCTTCACCTCTAGCGGAACCATCGATCATTGGTCACTAACCAGTTCTGATGCCGAAAGGCACACAGTGGTATTCGAGCCTAAAGGAAATGCCGTTTTCAACGACGACCACAGTATGTTACAGGCGGCAATACAGGGTGTGGGTTTAGTGAAGCATATTGATTTATGGGTAGAAAAATACATCGATGAAGGAAGATTAAGCCGTGTGCTTGCACCTTGGTGTAAATCGTTTCCGGGGTTTTACTTATATATCTCTTCGAGGGAACATATGCCTAAAAAAATCCGCGTGTTGATGGATTTTTTAATCGAGAAACGTGAGCTTCTCAAACCGAAAGAGTAA
- a CDS encoding acetate/propionate family kinase, whose translation MSNSYVLVINSGSSSLKFAVIDSQTGEALISGLGECFGMPEAVISWKYQGEKTEEAITAADHHHQHAINRIVGLMESLGFAQDLVAVGHRIVHGGEKFTSTVRIDEEVLAEIESLSDLAPLHNPAGAKGIQAAMAAFPSLPQFAVFDTAFHQTMPKKAFTGAISHELYKQYGIRRYGFHGTSHYYVSREAAKMLNKPIEQASFISVHLGNGASVCAISNGQSVDTSMGFTPLAGLMMGTRSGDLDPGIIEFLMKKGWSQEKVFETLNKKSGFLGVSGLTSDARGILEAMENGHEGAKLAFEVFTYRVAKYIGSYLIPLDHLDAIIFTGGIGENSLPIRREILGNLKLLGFVEDEKGNEAARFGKAGIIAKSELLNAVAMVIPTNEEFVIAQQSVELL comes from the coding sequence ATGTCGAACTCGTATGTGTTGGTCATAAACTCTGGTAGCTCATCATTGAAATTTGCAGTGATTGATTCCCAAACGGGGGAAGCGCTGATCTCAGGCCTTGGCGAATGCTTCGGCATGCCTGAAGCCGTGATCAGTTGGAAATACCAAGGTGAAAAAACGGAAGAGGCGATTACCGCCGCCGATCATCATCACCAACATGCGATCAACCGCATTGTGGGCTTAATGGAAAGCTTGGGCTTCGCTCAAGACTTAGTAGCGGTAGGACACCGTATTGTGCACGGCGGTGAGAAATTCACCTCGACCGTTCGTATTGATGAAGAAGTACTGGCAGAAATCGAAAGCTTGTCCGATCTTGCTCCGCTCCACAACCCAGCCGGTGCGAAAGGTATCCAAGCGGCGATGGCGGCTTTCCCAAGCTTGCCACAGTTTGCTGTGTTTGATACCGCCTTCCACCAGACGATGCCGAAAAAGGCATTCACTGGTGCTATCTCTCATGAACTGTACAAACAATACGGTATCCGCCGCTACGGTTTCCACGGTACTAGCCACTATTATGTAAGCCGTGAAGCGGCCAAGATGCTGAACAAGCCAATTGAACAAGCGAGCTTCATCTCGGTTCATTTGGGCAACGGCGCTTCAGTTTGTGCGATCAGCAATGGTCAATCGGTCGATACTTCCATGGGCTTCACCCCATTGGCAGGTCTAATGATGGGTACACGTTCTGGCGACTTAGATCCCGGCATCATCGAATTTTTGATGAAAAAAGGCTGGAGCCAAGAGAAAGTCTTTGAAACCCTGAACAAGAAATCCGGTTTCTTGGGGGTATCCGGCCTGACTTCAGATGCTCGTGGTATTTTGGAAGCGATGGAAAACGGTCACGAAGGGGCGAAACTGGCGTTTGAAGTGTTTACTTACCGAGTCGCCAAATACATCGGCTCTTACCTGATCCCGTTAGATCATCTGGATGCGATCATCTTCACCGGTGGTATTGGTGAAAACTCACTGCCGATTCGCCGCGAAATTCTCGGCAACCTAAAACTGCTTGGTTTCGTTGAAGATGAAAAAGGCAACGAAGCTGCGCGTTTTGGTAAAGCGGGCATTATCGCAAAATCTGAGCTGCTTAACGCCGTAGCCATGGTGATCCCGACCAACGAGGAATTCGTGATTGCCCAGCAGTCGGTTGAGTTATTGTAA
- a CDS encoding DUF2218 domain-containing protein — protein MSSQFQALYQSQATLHSEHVVKYLVTLCRHFARKVPATWDETQGQIEFPVGVTTLTVCEKNQTLTFVCQGDSEKNVAAQRAVIDSHIDMFSRRESIELEWQTTPLA, from the coding sequence ATGTCGTCTCAATTTCAAGCGTTGTACCAATCCCAAGCCACGTTGCACTCTGAGCATGTGGTCAAATATTTAGTCACCTTATGTCGCCATTTTGCCCGCAAAGTCCCTGCGACTTGGGATGAAACACAAGGGCAAATCGAGTTTCCTGTGGGAGTGACCACCTTAACCGTGTGCGAGAAAAACCAAACGCTGACGTTTGTTTGTCAGGGGGACAGCGAGAAAAATGTGGCCGCACAACGCGCGGTGATCGATTCGCATATCGATATGTTTTCACGCCGAGAATCCATTGAACTGGAATGGCAAACGACACCGCTTGCATAG
- the vctA gene encoding TonB-dependent iron chelate receptor VctA has translation MDICKKSALWLAITAAMSANAVAEQKATPEQENVVIWGTKVSSNSESLTTDDLSLKQADHMSDLLRDIPGVDVGGTHSVNQRINIRGLGETNLDIRLDGASQHANMFHHIGNLTLNPDILKSADVQVGNNSVTQSGLGGSVYFETKNAKDLLVGGEQFGARIFGGYASNDNQQGSLTVYGQLSETVDAMVYGQGISRDNFEDGAGKETFGVKGDTYNVLAKVGFEPAVGHRFQVSYDVYRDQGDYSPRPDMAGSANLGLSKNRLVPTHYDRDTITGSYELKQDKHRGKVTLYSSQTEIDRDESVMAGVWPGNRLSRNTATNRNVGINALFQSDYELAAHRNQVSYGMDYVDQTSKATYGSTPFMEESAVSTAVFAENKLYVNDVWSVTAGLRFDDFKRKAMTGTKDFDEVTWSLGTEWDVTSDWTLFANTRSLFKGPELLETFVRYQDQARLADNIKPETGLNTQGGVRFDKTYGDHFVGANFTLFKTQIDDHIRTSNSYLISNVGDMEIKGFELSTTYAYQAASAKLSYAHSDANDVTNGGPMLNSVGNSADMGDSIALSLGYQADSIDTLFGWTSIVVLDEDNVVAGAAKKEGYDVHNLYAQWTPYSVPNLVLTFGVDNVFDELYVSHASRVGLAKSFVADDYEPGRSYKLSAAYQF, from the coding sequence ATGGATATTTGCAAGAAGTCTGCGTTATGGCTTGCGATCACTGCCGCGATGTCGGCCAACGCGGTTGCTGAGCAGAAAGCGACACCGGAGCAGGAAAATGTGGTGATCTGGGGTACGAAAGTCTCGAGCAACTCGGAATCTCTCACCACGGACGATCTATCACTCAAACAAGCCGATCACATGTCGGACTTGCTGCGTGATATTCCCGGGGTTGATGTAGGCGGAACGCACTCGGTTAACCAACGAATTAACATTCGCGGATTGGGTGAAACCAACCTAGATATTCGTTTGGATGGCGCTTCACAGCACGCCAATATGTTCCATCACATTGGTAACTTAACGCTTAACCCAGACATTTTGAAATCAGCTGATGTGCAGGTGGGTAACAACTCGGTGACCCAAAGTGGCCTCGGTGGTTCGGTTTATTTTGAAACCAAGAATGCGAAAGATCTGCTGGTGGGTGGTGAGCAGTTTGGTGCCCGTATCTTCGGCGGTTATGCCTCAAACGATAACCAACAAGGTTCACTCACGGTTTACGGTCAATTGAGCGAAACGGTTGACGCCATGGTTTATGGTCAAGGGATCTCACGCGATAACTTTGAAGATGGTGCCGGTAAAGAAACTTTTGGCGTGAAAGGGGATACCTATAACGTTCTTGCAAAAGTCGGCTTTGAACCGGCTGTTGGTCATCGATTCCAAGTTTCCTATGATGTCTATCGTGATCAAGGGGACTATAGCCCACGCCCTGATATGGCAGGAAGCGCCAACCTAGGTTTGAGCAAAAACCGTTTGGTTCCGACGCATTATGACCGCGATACCATCACTGGCTCTTATGAACTCAAGCAAGATAAGCATCGCGGTAAAGTCACCCTCTACAGTAGCCAAACCGAAATTGATCGTGATGAAAGTGTGATGGCGGGTGTTTGGCCGGGCAACCGCCTTTCACGCAATACGGCGACAAACCGCAATGTTGGCATTAACGCGCTCTTCCAATCTGACTACGAACTGGCCGCGCACCGTAACCAAGTAAGCTATGGTATGGATTATGTCGATCAAACCAGCAAAGCGACCTACGGCAGCACCCCATTTATGGAAGAATCTGCAGTTTCTACCGCTGTGTTTGCGGAGAACAAACTGTATGTAAATGACGTTTGGTCAGTGACCGCCGGTCTGCGTTTTGATGATTTCAAACGTAAAGCTATGACAGGCACGAAAGATTTTGATGAGGTGACTTGGTCACTGGGTACGGAATGGGATGTGACCAGTGATTGGACGCTGTTTGCCAACACCCGCTCGCTATTCAAAGGCCCAGAGCTGCTGGAGACCTTTGTTCGTTACCAAGATCAAGCTCGCTTAGCGGATAACATCAAACCAGAAACGGGCTTAAACACTCAAGGTGGTGTGCGCTTTGATAAAACTTATGGCGATCACTTTGTGGGTGCCAACTTCACCCTGTTTAAAACCCAGATTGATGACCATATTCGTACTAGTAACAGTTACCTGATCAGTAACGTAGGGGATATGGAAATCAAAGGTTTTGAACTGAGCACAACCTACGCTTACCAAGCCGCGAGCGCCAAGCTCTCTTACGCGCACTCGGATGCGAATGATGTTACAAATGGTGGCCCAATGCTCAATTCCGTTGGTAACAGCGCCGATATGGGTGACAGCATCGCGCTCAGCTTAGGTTATCAAGCGGATTCGATTGATACCCTGTTTGGCTGGACTTCAATAGTGGTTCTGGATGAAGACAACGTAGTGGCTGGCGCCGCCAAGAAAGAAGGCTATGACGTGCATAACCTGTATGCTCAGTGGACGCCATATTCAGTCCCGAACCTAGTGCTGACGTTCGGCGTGGATAACGTGTTTGATGAGCTTTATGTGTCTCATGCCTCACGTGTTGGCTTAGCGAAAAGCTTTGTAGCCGATGATTACGAGCCGGGACGCAGCTATAAGTTATCCGCCGCTTACCAATTCTAA
- a CDS encoding helix-turn-helix transcriptional regulator translates to MQNRTSVMGNEQKHNKVIMKHGARHTVTLARHVIAEHSEQIVAQSVNQPVMAQGHFIEYTSPTGFTLHGGSSHELADCDVMTTSAPALVIILLLEGTLRFAYDNHKFELCANEQPQAMMVNLQQPCIFHRRIHQGMSVRKLNIILAPDKLQPFAQQECPLHHFIQQDKAFLRLSLHNESWQAVAELLNTHGAKTVSAHIAREALVWRLVHEAIMQCPEQGGTSLPAHHEHTESVINPLLHYIDQHLYSEICLEKLAEQHAMSVSNLQRKFKSRFNMTIAHYIRHRRLQLARQQLERGLVSITEAAYEAGYLHPSNFTAAFKKAFGISPQAFLDQKQQVQNPINR, encoded by the coding sequence ATGCAAAATCGCACATCCGTTATGGGAAATGAGCAAAAACACAATAAGGTCATAATGAAACACGGGGCTCGACATACGGTCACCTTGGCACGCCATGTTATCGCTGAACACAGTGAACAGATTGTGGCGCAAAGTGTGAATCAACCTGTGATGGCACAAGGTCACTTTATTGAATACACCAGCCCCACAGGCTTTACTTTGCATGGAGGATCCAGTCATGAACTCGCTGATTGTGATGTGATGACCACCAGTGCTCCCGCCCTTGTCATCATTCTTTTGTTGGAGGGCACCTTACGTTTCGCCTACGACAACCACAAATTCGAGTTATGCGCCAACGAGCAGCCACAAGCCATGATGGTGAACTTACAGCAACCTTGCATTTTTCATCGACGGATACATCAAGGAATGTCGGTGCGCAAACTCAACATCATTTTGGCACCCGATAAATTACAACCTTTTGCGCAGCAAGAGTGTCCGCTGCACCATTTTATACAGCAGGATAAAGCCTTTCTCCGCCTCTCACTGCACAACGAAAGCTGGCAAGCTGTAGCAGAGTTACTCAACACGCATGGGGCAAAAACGGTGAGTGCGCACATTGCTCGTGAAGCGTTGGTTTGGCGTTTAGTCCACGAGGCGATCATGCAATGCCCAGAACAAGGCGGCACGTCCCTCCCCGCTCACCATGAACACACCGAAAGCGTGATTAACCCACTCCTGCATTACATTGACCAACATTTGTATAGCGAAATTTGTTTAGAAAAACTTGCTGAACAGCATGCGATGAGCGTTTCAAACTTACAGCGTAAGTTTAAATCTCGTTTCAATATGACGATTGCGCACTACATACGACACCGACGTTTACAACTGGCTCGTCAGCAATTAGAACGGGGCTTAGTCAGCATTACTGAAGCTGCGTATGAGGCAGGCTATTTACATCCGTCCAACTTTACTGCCGCCTTTAAAAAAGCCTTTGGTATTTCTCCGCAGGCTTTTCTCGATCAAAAACAGCAAGTACAAAATCCAATTAATCGGTAG
- the vctC gene encoding iron chelate ABC transporter ATP-binding protein VctC, giving the protein MIRLDNLTKHFGTKRVVHDASAQFDKGQVTAIIGPNGAGKSTLLSMASRLVNRDAGKVWIEQRELVDWNTKALAQKLAVLRQSNVLNMRFTVRELTAFGRFPYSQGKLTAQDEQIINQAIDYLDLETIQYQYLDELSGGQRQLAFIAMVMAQDTDYVFLDEPLNNLDIKHSLQIMSTLRRLAHELNKAVVVVIHDINFASCYADKIVALKKGEVVATGSVSEVIQSDVLSQIYETPFNVIEMQGQRLCLYTLPTD; this is encoded by the coding sequence ATGATTCGACTGGATAATCTCACCAAACATTTTGGTACCAAGCGGGTGGTACATGACGCTAGTGCCCAGTTTGACAAAGGGCAGGTGACGGCAATTATCGGCCCCAATGGCGCGGGTAAAAGTACGTTGCTTTCCATGGCGAGCCGCTTAGTTAACCGTGATGCCGGTAAAGTCTGGATTGAGCAACGTGAGTTAGTGGATTGGAATACCAAAGCGCTGGCTCAAAAGCTGGCAGTGTTGCGTCAGTCCAACGTGCTGAACATGCGCTTTACGGTACGTGAACTGACGGCTTTTGGCCGCTTTCCTTACAGCCAAGGGAAATTGACTGCGCAGGATGAGCAGATCATCAACCAGGCGATTGACTATCTCGATCTCGAAACCATTCAATATCAGTATTTGGATGAGCTGAGTGGCGGCCAGCGTCAGTTGGCGTTTATTGCTATGGTCATGGCGCAAGATACGGATTACGTGTTCCTCGATGAGCCATTAAACAATCTGGACATTAAACACTCGCTGCAAATTATGTCTACGTTGCGCCGTTTAGCTCACGAGTTGAATAAAGCTGTGGTGGTGGTGATCCACGACATCAACTTTGCTTCCTGCTACGCCGATAAAATCGTCGCGTTGAAAAAAGGGGAGGTGGTGGCGACCGGTTCCGTATCGGAAGTGATCCAATCCGATGTTCTGAGCCAAATTTACGAAACCCCGTTTAATGTGATTGAGATGCAAGGGCAGCGTTTGTGCCTTTATACGCTGCCTACCGATTAA